One stretch of Halodesulfovibrio sp. MK-HDV DNA includes these proteins:
- a CDS encoding PAS domain-containing protein, translating to MPGYVSVVDTSFTIVHANNAFMETFAIAEGRSCRHVCTREFPGGNCPVAKVFISKEPVVVTEEGIYPDGTAALWLVSVSPVFDSMGQLAAAIESRLDISEVVKADVTRLYGT from the coding sequence ATGCCGGGCTATGTATCTGTAGTCGATACCTCCTTCACCATTGTTCATGCTAACAATGCATTTATGGAAACTTTTGCCATTGCTGAAGGACGTTCCTGTCGGCATGTTTGCACCCGTGAATTTCCCGGAGGCAATTGTCCTGTGGCAAAAGTCTTTATTTCGAAGGAACCAGTGGTCGTGACTGAAGAAGGGATATACCCTGATGGAACGGCTGCGCTATGGCTTGTGAGTGTTTCCCCAGTATTTGATTCCATGGGGCAACTTGCGGCTGCTATTGAATCCCGTCTTGATATTTCTGAAGTAGTTAAAGCAGACGTCACCAGATTATACGGAACCTAG